Below is a genomic region from Methanosphaera sp. ISO3-F5.
ATAGGTGAAGTGAGAAAAAAAATGAAAGAAATAGCATTATGCGCATGCAGTGGAATGAACCCAAGAGGACAAGTAGCAAGAGCAGCAGTACATGACCTAACCGAAGAAAATGAAGCATACAAAACATGTTGTATCGTAGCAACAGCAGGAGGCAAACAAAAATACATAGACCTTGCAAAAACACACCCTATAGTAGCAATAAATGGATGCAAACAAAACTGCACAACA
It encodes:
- a CDS encoding putative zinc-binding protein; the protein is MKEIALCACSGMNPRGQVARAAVHDLTEENEAYKTCCIVATAGGKQKYIDLAKTHPIVAINGCKQNCTTTLLKQKEATVDKVIVVPEVLEEYDLTAECTVRMNENDEQCVKIIKDKIIETINEITDE